From one Methylomonas paludis genomic stretch:
- a CDS encoding type I-F CRISPR-associated endoribonuclease Cas6/Csy4, whose translation MYYTDILLFQGAEPDGISDATSRLLAVLHGINRAHGSAEAPGGYPLAIAFPRWQAPTISANRTLSNGTTGPILRVFGPQALLTMLNTHKLMHSLMLEGRADPGKIIPAPENASSWVAYRRYHHKEKTKSASYQKRHQAFLETKRASAEASVSLTELPKPKNQHLSYIYLKIPRETHVVTFPVVEKLASTNSPEQVLRINSWGLTTNGWLPYF comes from the coding sequence ATGTACTACACCGACATCCTGCTGTTTCAGGGGGCCGAGCCAGACGGCATCAGCGATGCCACCTCACGGTTGTTGGCGGTACTGCACGGCATCAACCGTGCACATGGCAGCGCTGAAGCCCCAGGCGGTTATCCCCTGGCAATTGCCTTTCCGCGCTGGCAAGCTCCAACTATCTCGGCAAACCGCACCCTAAGCAACGGCACAACCGGCCCCATCTTGCGGGTGTTTGGCCCGCAAGCCTTGTTGACGATGCTTAACACCCATAAACTAATGCACAGCCTGATGCTGGAAGGTCGGGCCGATCCCGGCAAAATTATCCCGGCACCGGAAAATGCAAGCTCATGGGTGGCTTATCGGCGTTATCACCATAAAGAAAAAACCAAGAGCGCCAGTTATCAGAAACGCCATCAGGCCTTTTTGGAAACCAAGCGCGCCAGCGCCGAAGCAAGTGTGTCACTCACAGAGCTACCCAAACCCAAAAACCAGCACCTGTCCTATATCTATTTAAAAATCCCCAGGGAAACTCATGTGGTAACGTTTCCGGTAGTTGAAAAATTGGCAAGCACTAACTCACCTGAGCAAGTTTTGCGCATTAATAGTTGGGGTCTTACTACCAACGGCTGGCTGCCATATTTTTAA
- a CDS encoding HD domain-containing protein, whose amino-acid sequence MLVVLINESEGKAWKRTRRVLAKYLPQIGSRVWAGHISEEGLKDLHQEIKKTVSKAGSVSCHRVMSRNRLELQWIAGQKDFYDSQGRYAFRTTHIRKEYSTEPLGPYAELVYLCRRMAALLHDIGKATLAFQGKLRSAYHHEEYRHDLVGFLMLQQRFAASQPPDDQVFLTELAKADPLWPEGELLFETKNQPTHFPNLSPKQLKTWLATAPIFSLVSWLVLSHHRLPAGNDQIEVCAKDPTKKSTHVNQTTSQDGKVATRTLSQQAANSQLPWQEPKWQTQVAAIAEKISALLKQYPDLRADLTTNTGDWILANVHYNRPLLIAADHLASIQCNTSKLAVDKASPSQPAYANTYQEQQKPYWGDTLPQHLLRVEKLTRKLKTLLANAGHFRSAGLQITSQARIPITAPNFYWQQKLAEAAQHTLENRPVFAAILAETGSGKTLAGVRLLAAISPKDEQGEPRLRYTLALGLRSLTLQSATALREQALISQEDFVTLVGGLVLDDTQNSSESSEASKNGKENTTADDENGYSVGGKDINTLNPDNMPWLDCLDAHLDGDCQGKRDRPALFKIVHEWLGQRGLQLLETPIVACTVDHLVPATHATSGGDARMALRIFTSDLILDEIDNYSAQDLITLGKLCFMVGLAGRHVVLMSATMGPYVVQGLFDAWWRGLCIKAKLDAPSFNSHTAHPLPARLIFAGNQPGLEVECHDLHTHVPAKLMLHYNDYVKRTCIKIQATAQRRHLDILRLTPLAQATDKTRHLKSQIYAEILQGCYQLHQINAQKIDNINVSIGFIRFNTAKQAWRYSRWLLERQNHQDAYNYQVVCYHAKHPRLVLGLMDAKLNQLNNRKHDSNWQDLPELQAALAQTKTKTKQDLMIIVVTTTLQETGRDHDYDWAILEPRSVRGEVQAAGRVRRHRPQPWDKLNILILSQPLRAFSAQYDADKYKTFGLDNVFLWGKPGIETKDRLVCLPVLSEIPEFFPNLDINFGKGKAHRIDLAKQALPIQLWQQQGLNSSLCLLAPDKTTYSYDENPIGTLEHLDGYEKLCDHYDDNSESGKQSLNAYLSPTTNTGNPALALTKAQYCLNRFRESLTKTITIYCCYTDLDNLFKKFYVQDCDDRLCPDNSTVELVSSEQTKMLEERIFFNALANDVRAHFAVTPQPAYEAYQALFCDLDYYQNPAYYFHWALGYCPRSPTN is encoded by the coding sequence ATGTTAGTGGTATTAATCAACGAATCGGAAGGCAAAGCCTGGAAACGTACCCGACGGGTACTGGCCAAATATCTGCCGCAAATCGGCAGCCGGGTCTGGGCCGGGCACATCAGCGAAGAAGGTCTGAAAGATCTGCATCAGGAAATTAAAAAAACAGTTAGTAAAGCCGGCTCTGTAAGCTGTCACCGGGTCATGAGCCGCAATCGCTTGGAACTGCAATGGATAGCCGGCCAAAAAGACTTTTATGATTCCCAAGGCCGTTATGCCTTTCGCACCACGCACATCCGCAAAGAATACAGCACCGAACCACTAGGCCCCTATGCAGAACTGGTATATCTATGCCGACGCATGGCAGCATTGCTGCACGACATCGGCAAAGCCACACTGGCCTTTCAGGGCAAACTGCGAAGCGCATATCACCATGAAGAATACCGGCATGATCTGGTAGGCTTTTTGATGCTGCAACAGCGCTTTGCCGCCAGCCAGCCACCTGATGATCAGGTTTTTCTCACGGAACTGGCAAAGGCGGATCCGCTGTGGCCGGAGGGCGAACTGCTGTTTGAAACCAAAAACCAACCCACACACTTTCCCAATCTCAGCCCCAAACAACTCAAGACATGGCTGGCAACCGCGCCTATTTTTAGTCTGGTAAGCTGGCTGGTGTTAAGCCATCACCGTTTACCAGCCGGCAATGACCAAATTGAAGTATGCGCCAAAGACCCCACTAAAAAAAGCACACACGTCAATCAAACAACATCGCAAGACGGCAAAGTCGCCACCCGAACCCTCAGCCAACAAGCCGCAAACAGCCAACTACCCTGGCAAGAACCTAAATGGCAAACCCAAGTTGCCGCCATTGCAGAAAAAATCAGCGCACTACTCAAGCAATACCCAGACTTACGCGCCGATTTAACCACAAACACCGGCGACTGGATTTTGGCAAACGTACATTACAACCGTCCCCTGCTGATTGCCGCCGACCACTTAGCCAGCATTCAATGCAATACCAGCAAACTGGCGGTAGACAAAGCCTCACCCAGCCAGCCAGCCTACGCCAACACCTATCAGGAACAGCAAAAACCCTACTGGGGCGACACCCTCCCCCAACATTTGCTGCGCGTGGAAAAACTCACCCGCAAACTAAAAACCCTGCTGGCTAATGCCGGGCATTTCCGTTCTGCCGGGTTACAGATAACGTCTCAAGCGCGAATCCCCATTACAGCCCCCAATTTTTACTGGCAACAAAAACTCGCTGAAGCCGCTCAACACACCCTGGAAAATCGCCCGGTATTTGCCGCCATCCTGGCAGAAACCGGCAGCGGCAAAACCTTGGCCGGCGTGCGCTTGCTGGCAGCCATCAGCCCTAAGGATGAACAGGGTGAACCGCGTTTGCGTTATACGTTGGCTTTAGGCTTACGCTCACTAACCCTGCAATCTGCAACTGCATTACGCGAACAAGCGCTGATTAGCCAAGAAGATTTTGTCACCTTAGTGGGAGGCCTAGTCTTGGACGACACCCAAAATTCCAGCGAATCCAGCGAGGCATCCAAAAATGGTAAGGAAAACACCACAGCCGATGACGAAAACGGCTACAGCGTAGGCGGGAAAGATATTAACACCCTCAATCCCGACAATATGCCCTGGCTGGATTGCCTGGACGCCCACCTAGATGGAGACTGCCAAGGCAAACGCGACCGACCGGCCTTATTCAAGATTGTTCATGAGTGGCTAGGCCAACGCGGCCTGCAATTGCTGGAAACCCCAATAGTCGCCTGTACCGTTGACCATCTGGTTCCAGCCACCCACGCCACCAGCGGTGGTGATGCGCGAATGGCATTACGCATCTTCACATCCGATCTGATACTGGACGAAATAGACAACTACAGCGCCCAAGATCTGATCACCCTGGGCAAACTATGTTTCATGGTTGGGCTGGCTGGTCGCCATGTGGTATTAATGTCAGCCACAATGGGGCCGTATGTGGTACAAGGCCTGTTTGACGCCTGGTGGCGGGGCTTATGCATAAAAGCCAAACTGGACGCACCCAGCTTTAACTCCCACACAGCCCACCCGCTTCCCGCCCGACTGATCTTTGCCGGCAACCAGCCCGGTCTGGAAGTTGAATGCCACGATCTTCACACCCACGTTCCGGCCAAATTAATGTTGCATTACAATGATTACGTCAAGCGCACCTGCATAAAAATTCAAGCTACGGCACAACGCCGTCATTTGGATATTTTGCGCCTGACCCCACTGGCACAAGCTACCGATAAAACCAGGCACTTAAAATCCCAAATTTACGCTGAAATTCTCCAGGGCTGTTACCAACTCCACCAAATTAACGCGCAGAAAATCGACAACATCAACGTTTCCATCGGTTTTATCCGCTTTAATACCGCCAAACAAGCCTGGCGCTACAGCCGATGGCTATTAGAACGCCAAAACCATCAGGACGCATACAACTATCAAGTAGTCTGTTACCACGCCAAACATCCGCGTCTGGTGCTGGGTTTAATGGATGCCAAGCTGAATCAGCTTAACAATCGCAAACACGACTCAAACTGGCAGGACTTGCCCGAATTACAGGCCGCACTGGCCCAAACTAAAACCAAGACCAAACAGGACTTAATGATCATAGTCGTTACCACCACTTTACAAGAAACCGGGCGCGACCACGATTACGACTGGGCCATTCTAGAACCGCGCTCAGTGCGCGGCGAAGTGCAAGCAGCCGGACGGGTACGCCGCCACCGCCCCCAGCCCTGGGATAAACTTAATATATTAATCCTGAGCCAGCCGTTACGAGCATTTTCAGCACAGTATGATGCTGACAAATATAAAACATTTGGCTTAGACAATGTATTTCTGTGGGGGAAACCTGGGATTGAGACTAAGGACAGATTAGTCTGCCTACCAGTTTTAAGTGAAATACCGGAATTTTTCCCCAATCTGGATATCAACTTTGGCAAAGGCAAAGCCCACCGTATCGACTTGGCTAAACAAGCCTTGCCTATTCAACTTTGGCAACAACAAGGCTTGAATTCCAGCTTATGCTTGTTAGCACCGGATAAAACTACTTATAGTTATGATGAAAACCCCATCGGCACACTGGAACATCTCGATGGTTATGAGAAACTTTGCGATCATTATGATGATAACTCTGAGTCTGGCAAACAATCGCTAAACGCCTATCTATCGCCAACAACAAACACGGGCAATCCAGCATTGGCTCTGACCAAAGCTCAATATTGTTTAAACCGCTTTCGAGAAAGCTTGACTAAAACCATTACCATTTACTGCTGCTATACCGATCTGGATAATCTATTTAAAAAATTCTATGTGCAGGACTGTGATGACAGGCTTTGCCCGGACAATAGCACGGTTGAACTGGTAAGTTCTGAGCAAACCAAAATGCTTGAGGAGAGGATATTTTTTAATGCTCTGGCCAATGATGTCCGCGCTCATTTTGCCGTAACCCCGCAACCGGCTTACGAAGCGTATCAGGCCTTATTTTGTGATCTCGATTACTATCAAAACCCAGCCTACTACTTTCATTGGGCTTTGGGTTATTGTCCACGCAGCCCTACCAACTAA
- the csy3 gene encoding type I-F CRISPR-associated protein Csy3, with protein MTEKYKHPSTLAFTRSLEPGIFAFFAERSENPTDKLPVLVTLEALRGTISNFLDDATLNTHLSKSADEKSEKNPRNANLQSVEKATLPIGYDTLIVEGHISFLANTAQSCMSNDPAFMATYTPYHQHFTEQGGWQLLAERYVMNMVNGRWLWRNRSQVAQADNGKLSINLSYQAGNTKQTVSITVDALGIPARECLKIDSIGDAGIRAKLEELRDHIAAALSAQGADAWKQGLRVNLSAKAVIGGGATVYPSQEFATNKDKDSEGREISKILAKRRINTDQYQAILHEQKIGNAIRTIDTWYDADLGDNRAIAAEPYGVVTTESIVYRDNKKARHFYNIIDKLDKELIRLQKNPQLTGDDYFFMSIIVRGGVLGGEGKKAKTQNVVEGDE; from the coding sequence ATGACCGAAAAATACAAACACCCATCCACCCTGGCTTTCACCCGTTCATTGGAACCCGGCATTTTTGCTTTTTTTGCTGAACGCAGCGAAAACCCCACAGACAAGCTACCCGTACTGGTCACGCTGGAAGCCTTGCGCGGCACCATCAGCAATTTTCTGGACGATGCCACCCTGAACACGCATTTAAGCAAATCCGCCGACGAAAAAAGCGAAAAAAATCCACGTAACGCTAATTTGCAAAGCGTGGAAAAAGCCACTTTGCCGATAGGCTACGATACCTTAATTGTAGAAGGCCACATCAGTTTTTTGGCCAACACTGCGCAATCCTGCATGAGCAACGATCCGGCTTTTATGGCCACTTACACCCCCTATCACCAACACTTTACCGAGCAAGGTGGGTGGCAGTTATTGGCGGAACGTTACGTCATGAACATGGTGAACGGGCGCTGGCTGTGGCGCAACCGCAGCCAGGTGGCCCAGGCTGACAACGGCAAGCTGAGTATTAACTTAAGCTATCAAGCCGGCAATACCAAGCAAACGGTCAGTATTACTGTGGATGCCCTGGGCATCCCTGCACGTGAATGCCTGAAAATCGACAGCATTGGCGATGCAGGCATACGCGCCAAGCTTGAAGAATTACGCGACCATATTGCCGCCGCGCTTAGCGCCCAGGGCGCCGACGCCTGGAAACAGGGTTTACGTGTCAATTTAAGCGCCAAAGCCGTTATCGGCGGCGGGGCGACCGTCTACCCCAGCCAGGAATTTGCCACCAACAAAGACAAAGATAGCGAAGGCCGTGAAATCAGCAAAATTCTGGCCAAACGCCGCATCAATACCGATCAATACCAGGCCATACTCCACGAGCAAAAAATCGGCAACGCCATCCGCACCATAGACACCTGGTACGATGCCGATTTAGGCGACAACCGCGCCATAGCCGCCGAACCCTACGGCGTGGTAACCACCGAAAGCATAGTGTATAGAGACAATAAAAAAGCCCGCCATTTTTACAACATTATCGACAAACTGGACAAGGAACTGATACGCCTGCAAAAAAACCCACAATTGACCGGCGATGATTATTTCTTTATGTCGATAATCGTGCGCGGCGGTGTATTGGGCGGCGAAGGCAAAAAGGCCAAAACTCAAAATGTCGTAGAAGGTGACGAATAA
- the glnD gene encoding [protein-PII] uridylyltransferase, whose product MSCFAQPNPAAAFKALIQTHSQGLRLRFRPDQSVSSLLTAKSRFTDGLLKCCWQHFLGVKNHALALIATGGYGRTELFPHSDVDILIIASPADKELFQEQLANFSRFLWDIGLKPGQSVHSIDECLEAAGDDQTIFTSLLEMRLITGNAELFRSLKTQLSTRQLWPSEQFLPVKIAEQEHRYSKFHETAYNLEPNIKEGPGGLRDLQVIAWVFKRHYHAASLNELIKYGYLPKSEYHSFITAKQILWRLRFALHLLTNRSEDRLLFDYQRELAAWFGYLDQDQQPDVESFMQFYYKTVVDIERLNEMLLQLLNEKLISDPDQLKPIPISADFSAIGGYLEATNHEVFTENPLALLEIFLLAQQLPSLKGIRASTLRLIRKNVHRIDQAFRTSKQANRLFLEILRQPRGITHELKRMNRYGVLAAYLPDFANIVARMQYDLFHIYTVDEHTLFLIRNLRRFSLDKHSKELPFCNKIFLLIPKPEILYIAALFHDIAKGRGGDHSQLGATIAERFCFQHDLPTHDIKLVTWLVRNHLLMSMTAQRKDISNPQIIHSFALQVGSIEYLNHLYLLTVADIRATSPSLWNSWKDSLLRELYIATHNALHRGLHNPMARSERISDNTREARQELLKLGISTTSIDQSWRHLSEDYFLRYSADEIAWHTIAIAASAETELPLVLLRPQTQRSSAEIFVYTHNQPGIFSTCTATLDQLGLTILDARIITTADQYVLNSFQVLQQSGQPIKDLFQEIHIASSLRQALLSKRVNRHPRNLHKQSRQARHFPIPTRITFLDDPYQRHTIIELITTDRAGLLSTIGQAFSELDVQLHDAKITTIGSRAEDMFYITDQQGQQIGDADKQLQIQERILELLHNDA is encoded by the coding sequence ATCAGCTGTTTTGCCCAACCCAATCCGGCGGCAGCTTTTAAGGCCCTGATTCAAACGCATTCTCAGGGGCTAAGATTACGGTTTCGACCGGATCAGTCGGTGTCAAGCTTGCTGACTGCTAAATCACGCTTCACTGATGGTTTGCTGAAATGCTGCTGGCAGCATTTTCTGGGTGTCAAAAACCACGCCCTGGCCTTGATTGCTACCGGGGGTTATGGCCGCACTGAACTGTTTCCCCATTCTGATGTCGATATTTTGATTATCGCCAGTCCGGCGGATAAAGAGTTGTTTCAGGAACAATTAGCCAATTTCAGCCGTTTTCTGTGGGATATCGGTCTGAAACCGGGCCAAAGTGTGCACAGTATCGACGAATGCCTGGAAGCCGCCGGTGACGATCAGACTATTTTCACCAGCTTGCTGGAAATGCGGCTGATCACCGGCAATGCCGAGCTGTTCCGAAGCCTGAAAACTCAGCTGAGCACACGCCAACTTTGGCCTTCCGAACAATTTCTACCGGTTAAGATTGCCGAACAAGAGCATCGCTACAGCAAGTTTCATGAAACCGCCTACAATCTGGAACCCAATATCAAGGAAGGTCCGGGCGGCTTACGCGATCTGCAAGTTATTGCCTGGGTATTTAAACGCCACTATCATGCGGCCAGTCTGAACGAGCTGATTAAGTACGGCTATTTACCCAAATCCGAATATCACAGCTTTATTACCGCCAAACAAATTCTGTGGCGCTTGCGCTTTGCTCTGCATTTATTAACCAATCGCAGCGAAGACCGGCTGCTGTTTGATTACCAGCGCGAACTGGCGGCCTGGTTTGGTTATCTGGATCAAGATCAGCAGCCCGATGTTGAAAGCTTTATGCAGTTTTATTACAAGACGGTCGTGGACATTGAACGTCTGAATGAAATGCTGCTGCAATTGTTAAATGAGAAGCTGATCAGCGATCCTGATCAATTGAAACCCATACCGATCAGCGCCGATTTCTCGGCAATCGGCGGCTATCTGGAAGCTACCAATCACGAGGTCTTTACCGAAAATCCGCTGGCATTGCTGGAAATATTTCTTTTGGCTCAGCAATTACCTTCGTTAAAAGGCATCCGCGCCAGCACTTTGCGTTTGATTCGCAAAAACGTGCATCGAATCGATCAGGCCTTCCGCACCAGTAAACAGGCCAACCGGCTGTTTCTGGAAATATTGCGCCAACCGCGCGGCATTACTCATGAATTAAAACGCATGAACCGTTACGGTGTGCTGGCCGCGTATTTGCCGGACTTTGCCAATATTGTTGCGCGCATGCAATACGATTTGTTCCACATTTATACTGTGGATGAACATACTCTGTTTTTAATTCGCAATCTGCGCCGGTTTTCGCTGGACAAGCACAGCAAGGAATTGCCGTTCTGCAATAAAATATTCCTGCTGATCCCCAAGCCGGAAATTCTGTATATTGCCGCGCTGTTTCATGACATTGCCAAAGGCCGGGGCGGCGATCACTCGCAATTGGGTGCTACCATTGCTGAAAGATTCTGCTTTCAGCACGATTTACCCACCCATGACATCAAGCTGGTCACCTGGCTGGTGCGGAACCATTTACTGATGTCTATGACTGCGCAGCGTAAAGATATCAGCAACCCGCAGATTATCCATAGCTTTGCGCTGCAAGTCGGCAGCATAGAATATCTAAACCATTTATACCTGCTGACTGTGGCCGACATCCGCGCCACCAGCCCCAGCCTGTGGAACTCTTGGAAGGACTCGCTGCTTAGAGAATTGTATATCGCCACCCATAATGCCTTGCACCGGGGCCTGCACAATCCGATGGCCCGCTCGGAACGCATTAGCGATAATACCCGTGAAGCCCGTCAGGAATTGCTTAAACTGGGCATTTCCACCACCAGCATTGACCAATCCTGGCGGCATTTAAGCGAAGACTATTTTTTGCGCTACTCGGCGGACGAAATTGCCTGGCATACCATCGCTATCGCCGCCAGCGCCGAAACCGAATTGCCGCTGGTGCTGCTGCGCCCGCAAACTCAACGCAGCAGCGCGGAAATCTTTGTTTATACCCATAATCAACCCGGCATTTTTTCCACCTGTACCGCCACGCTGGATCAACTGGGCTTAACCATTCTGGATGCCCGCATCATTACCACTGCTGATCAATATGTGTTGAACAGTTTTCAGGTGCTGCAACAATCCGGCCAACCGATTAAAGATCTGTTTCAGGAAATACATATCGCCAGTTCGCTGCGCCAGGCACTGTTAAGCAAACGGGTCAATCGCCACCCCCGCAATTTGCATAAACAATCGCGTCAGGCCCGCCACTTTCCGATTCCAACCCGCATCACCTTCCTGGATGATCCTTATCAGCGCCATACCATTATTGAGCTGATTACCACTGACCGGGCCGGGCTGCTGTCGACTATAGGCCAGGCCTTTAGTGAACTGGACGTGCAATTGCATGATGCCAAGATTACCACCATCGGTAGCCGGGCTGAAGACATGTTTTATATTACCGACCAGCAGGGTCAGCAAATTGGTGATGCCGATAAACAACTCCAAATCCAGGAGCGCATTTTGGAGTTATTACACAATGATGCTTGA
- a CDS encoding type II toxin-antitoxin system death-on-curing family toxin, whose translation MPVIWVEKSVILALHEEHLAEHGGASGILDQSMLESALSQPKNKIAYQSTDIADLAAAYGYSIITNHPFFDGNKRTAFTTMELFLALNGQELLADDASCVITVLKLAEGSQPENECASWIRTNIKPAGS comes from the coding sequence GTGCCTGTCATTTGGGTTGAAAAATCTGTAATCCTGGCGTTACACGAAGAGCATTTGGCAGAACATGGTGGGGCAAGTGGCATACTTGACCAGAGCATGTTGGAGTCTGCATTGTCTCAACCAAAAAATAAAATTGCTTACCAATCTACCGATATTGCCGATCTTGCTGCTGCCTATGGCTATAGTATTATCACTAATCATCCTTTTTTTGATGGCAACAAAAGAACAGCATTTACAACAATGGAGCTGTTCCTGGCTCTAAATGGACAGGAATTGCTGGCCGATGATGCCTCATGCGTTATCACCGTATTAAAATTGGCTGAAGGCAGTCAGCCCGAAAATGAATGTGCCAGTTGGATAAGAACCAATATCAAACCGGCTGGTTCTTAA
- the cas1f gene encoding type I-F CRISPR-associated endonuclease Cas1f, with protein sequence MPILPTHKTTIEYLEHCRVQAADERLVYVKRKEALEQHFAIPYGNTSVLLLGPGTSITQQAARLAASQGMLIGFCAGGATPIYLAALNEYREPEYLQKWYPLWENPVSRLAIAKHWQKVRAELVCKVWLKLDGVEINCREIADNFLARVAAAADTQGVLIAEAWFAKQLYALLSRHFSTQFTRQPKALDLTNQFLDNGNYLAYGLAACSLWILGIPHSLPVLHGKTRRGALVFDLADLVKDAAIMPNAFLAVANKENESQFRRRALATLDEIKALKCLFAELTAACNGDINPTDQPSA encoded by the coding sequence ATGCCGATTTTGCCAACTCATAAAACCACCATAGAATATCTAGAGCATTGCCGGGTACAGGCAGCCGACGAACGCTTGGTTTATGTCAAACGCAAAGAGGCCCTGGAGCAGCATTTCGCCATACCCTATGGCAATACCTCGGTATTACTGTTAGGCCCCGGCACTTCAATCACTCAACAGGCTGCGCGGCTGGCCGCCTCGCAAGGCATGTTAATCGGCTTTTGCGCCGGCGGCGCTACACCGATTTATCTTGCCGCCCTTAACGAATACCGCGAACCGGAATATCTGCAAAAATGGTATCCCTTATGGGAAAATCCGGTAAGCCGGCTGGCGATTGCCAAGCACTGGCAAAAAGTACGTGCTGAATTGGTTTGTAAAGTCTGGCTGAAACTGGACGGCGTAGAAATCAACTGTCGGGAAATCGCCGACAACTTTCTGGCCAGGGTGGCCGCAGCCGCCGACACTCAGGGCGTGTTAATTGCCGAAGCCTGGTTCGCCAAACAACTGTACGCCCTACTATCCCGGCACTTCAGCACCCAATTTACCCGCCAACCCAAAGCGCTTGATCTGACCAATCAATTTCTGGATAACGGTAATTATCTGGCTTACGGTTTGGCGGCTTGCAGTTTATGGATATTGGGCATACCCCACAGCCTGCCGGTATTACACGGTAAAACTCGGCGCGGTGCATTGGTGTTTGACCTTGCCGACTTGGTTAAAGACGCCGCCATCATGCCCAACGCATTTCTGGCAGTTGCCAATAAAGAAAACGAAAGTCAGTTCCGGCGCCGTGCCCTGGCAACCCTGGATGAAATTAAAGCCCTGAAATGTTTATTTGCCGAACTAACCGCCGCCTGTAACGGCGACATAAACCCAACCGACCAGCCCAGCGCTTAA
- a CDS encoding type I-F CRISPR-associated protein Csy2, with translation MLVIGELGIAQANALSDGVFLSAVPPLTAWVGLATALNLRLGADISINGIAPVIGEAQLHRGHAKYVRYRSGQLSDVSSRGVQHPTIDDRRTSLNAYLMLDVSYSDTLELDLISQALIGLRLAGGVIQPLSGHRDITIKEFQHDGQNTALAQALQRLPSYFYLLEDASRLVEAAQQQTDGPQGFAILTACMQRWAGDETPEERKKQLTLPERPEWLPERGYYRPMAVGYQLLEAAKHRSGARDNLLHAFAEPVFSLIRFRSVASVRKNHNPRNDGSYVWRQGERSTHIYGACAVNLNKKAKL, from the coding sequence ATGTTAGTGATCGGCGAGCTTGGCATCGCCCAAGCTAATGCCTTATCGGATGGGGTATTTTTAAGCGCCGTACCACCACTTACCGCCTGGGTGGGATTGGCAACCGCGTTAAATTTACGTTTGGGCGCAGATATAAGCATAAACGGCATCGCCCCGGTAATCGGCGAAGCCCAGTTGCACCGAGGCCATGCCAAATACGTGCGCTACCGTTCCGGTCAACTCAGTGATGTCAGCAGCCGTGGCGTACAACATCCCACCATAGACGACCGCCGCACCAGTTTAAATGCTTATCTAATGCTGGATGTCAGTTATAGCGATACTTTAGAGCTTGATCTGATCAGCCAGGCCTTGATCGGCTTGCGCCTAGCGGGCGGCGTTATTCAGCCGCTATCCGGACACCGGGATATTACCATTAAGGAGTTTCAACATGATGGACAGAACACAGCTCTGGCGCAAGCATTACAACGTTTACCGTCTTATTTTTACCTGCTTGAAGACGCCAGCCGTCTAGTCGAAGCCGCTCAGCAACAAACCGATGGCCCGCAAGGCTTTGCCATTCTCACCGCCTGCATGCAACGCTGGGCGGGTGATGAAACGCCCGAAGAGCGTAAAAAGCAGCTGACCCTACCAGAACGGCCTGAATGGCTACCAGAACGAGGCTATTACCGGCCAATGGCAGTGGGTTATCAATTATTGGAAGCCGCCAAACACCGCTCAGGAGCGCGGGATAACTTGCTTCACGCCTTTGCCGAACCGGTTTTTAGTCTGATTCGTTTCCGCAGCGTGGCGTCAGTGCGGAAAAATCATAACCCCAGAAATGACGGTAGTTATGTCTGGCGGCAAGGTGAACGCAGCACACACATCTATGGTGCTTGCGCCGTTAATTTAAACAAAAAAGCCAAACTTTAA